Proteins encoded within one genomic window of Companilactobacillus zhachilii:
- a CDS encoding cyclophilin-like fold protein, with protein sequence MKKISIEVQGKLYLAELEESKVSNEIQEQLPLNLKLNRSGSNEYYNSLPKSIKATANGTSHVQPGYIYYFAGSNAFSLNFADLNISPYSVIEIGRIVDSSLIEVLINGPETIDIKITLL encoded by the coding sequence ATGAAGAAAATAAGTATTGAAGTTCAAGGCAAATTATATTTAGCCGAATTAGAAGAGTCAAAAGTTTCAAATGAAATCCAAGAACAGTTACCTTTAAATTTAAAGTTAAACCGAAGCGGTTCAAATGAGTATTATAATTCTTTGCCTAAAAGTATCAAAGCTACAGCGAATGGAACTAGTCACGTCCAACCAGGATATATTTATTACTTTGCGGGAAGTAACGCTTTTTCATTAAATTTTGCAGATTTAAATATTTCACCGTATTCAGTTATTGAAATTGGACGGATTGTCGATTCCTCGCTGATTGAAGTATTAATTAATGGTCCTGAAACAATAGACATTAAAATTACGTTGTTATAG
- a CDS encoding NAD(P)H-binding protein encodes MKKVLVLGANGQIARIVEDRILKEQPDVELTLFLRNSSRLAELDSNKNVTLIDGDVNNFEAVNNAMKGQDIVYISFVDHDDNNVMTKNVVKAMKENNVERVIESSLLGLYNEVPGEYGRWNYSQVKWGLDAAINADKLLEESGLVYTTLRFPWLNDRDEVKYTITHKNEQYLGVSGSRQSMADVIVKIVADPDYLKNDSVGIADADTQGENRPVY; translated from the coding sequence ATGAAAAAAGTTTTAGTACTAGGTGCAAATGGACAAATCGCAAGAATCGTTGAAGATCGAATTTTAAAAGAACAACCAGATGTTGAATTGACACTATTTTTACGTAATAGCAGTCGTTTAGCTGAACTGGACTCAAACAAGAACGTTACTTTGATTGATGGTGACGTCAATAATTTTGAAGCAGTTAATAATGCAATGAAAGGTCAGGATATTGTTTATATTTCATTTGTTGACCATGATGATAACAACGTAATGACTAAGAACGTTGTTAAGGCTATGAAGGAAAATAATGTTGAACGTGTTATTGAATCAAGTTTGTTGGGTCTATATAACGAAGTTCCTGGCGAATATGGTCGTTGGAATTACAGCCAGGTTAAATGGGGCTTGGATGCGGCAATTAATGCCGATAAGTTACTTGAAGAATCAGGTTTAGTATATACAACCTTGCGTTTCCCATGGTTGAATGATCGTGACGAAGTTAAATATACAATCACACATAAGAATGAACAGTACCTTGGAGTTTCTGGATCTCGTCAAAGCATGGCAGATGTAATCGTGAAAATCGTTGCTGACCCAGATTATTTGAAGAATGATTCAGTTGGTATCGCTGATGCTGACACGCAAGGTGAAAACAGACCAGTTTATTAG
- a CDS encoding D-2-hydroxyacid dehydrogenase: MKIFAYGIREDEQPALKKWQAAHPDVEVAFTEYTLTADSAHLAEGSNGVVTLQTSPYTREALEVLHQLGIKYISIRNVGFDNFEFKDLNDLDFTLTNVPVYSPNAIAEHAVILMGRLLRRVPEFDQKMDNGDFTWSPTIGKEYREQTIGVVGTGHIGRVVIQILQGFGAKVVAYDVYHNPDIEKQGLYVDSLEELYKQSDIITLHVPLFDSNKYMINDEAIAQMKDGVYIINCARGELIDTDALIKGLDSGKIGGAGLDVLDDENSVFGKVWSSVDNIPNEKIRNLAKRLNVIITPHSAFYTETAIHNMITTSFDSNLALIEGKKPQNIVDTHK, encoded by the coding sequence ATGAAAATATTTGCATACGGAATTCGTGAAGATGAACAACCCGCTCTAAAGAAATGGCAAGCAGCCCATCCAGATGTTGAAGTAGCCTTTACAGAATACACTTTAACTGCTGATTCAGCACATCTTGCTGAAGGTAGTAACGGCGTTGTAACGCTACAAACATCACCATATACACGTGAGGCTTTAGAAGTTCTTCACCAATTAGGTATTAAATATATTTCAATTCGTAATGTTGGCTTTGATAACTTTGAATTTAAAGATTTAAATGATTTAGATTTCACTCTAACAAACGTACCCGTTTATTCACCAAACGCAATCGCTGAACATGCTGTAATCTTGATGGGTCGCCTACTTCGTCGTGTTCCTGAATTTGATCAAAAGATGGACAACGGTGATTTCACATGGTCCCCAACAATCGGTAAAGAATATCGTGAACAAACAATTGGTGTCGTTGGTACTGGTCATATTGGGCGTGTTGTTATTCAAATACTTCAAGGCTTTGGAGCTAAAGTAGTTGCCTATGATGTTTACCATAATCCTGATATTGAAAAACAAGGATTGTATGTTGATAGTTTGGAAGAATTATACAAACAATCAGATATCATTACCCTACACGTACCATTATTCGACAGTAATAAGTATATGATCAACGATGAAGCCATTGCTCAAATGAAAGATGGCGTTTATATCATCAACTGTGCTCGTGGTGAATTAATTGATACTGATGCACTTATTAAAGGCCTAGATAGCGGCAAAATTGGCGGTGCTGGACTTGATGTTTTAGACGACGAAAATTCAGTCTTCGGTAAAGTTTGGAGTAGCGTAGACAATATTCCTAATGAAAAAATCCGTAATCTTGCTAAACGACTAAACGTTATCATCACACCACACAGTGCTTTCTATACCGAAACAGCCATTCACAACATGATCACAACTTCTTTTGATTCCAACTTGGCATTGATTGAAGGCAAGAAGCCACAAAACATTGTTGATACACACAAATAG
- a CDS encoding DapH/DapD/GlmU-related protein: MSVFEKLRDGQSYDIRDKQYQKEVHGEIDRCNDICFDINTTKPSNKRKILKLENELLNNQMNDGTFFTPPMYIDCANRVFLGKNVYANHNLTMMSVGTITIDDGVMMGPGVGLFTDNHEPKNIRTISTKEIHIKKNAWLGARVNVAPGVTIGENSIIGTGAVVTKDIPDNAVAVGVPAKVIKYIK, encoded by the coding sequence ATGAGTGTATTTGAAAAATTACGTGATGGACAATCATATGATATTCGTGATAAGCAATACCAAAAAGAGGTACATGGCGAAATTGATCGATGTAACGATATTTGTTTCGATATTAATACCACAAAACCTAGTAATAAGAGAAAAATATTAAAACTTGAAAATGAATTGCTGAATAATCAAATGAATGATGGAACATTTTTTACTCCACCAATGTATATTGATTGTGCTAATCGTGTATTTCTTGGAAAAAATGTATATGCAAACCACAATCTTACCATGATGTCCGTTGGAACAATTACCATCGATGATGGAGTAATGATGGGACCAGGGGTCGGATTATTTACTGATAATCATGAGCCAAAAAATATTAGAACAATTAGTACAAAAGAGATTCACATTAAAAAGAATGCCTGGTTGGGTGCACGCGTAAATGTTGCTCCTGGAGTCACCATTGGTGAAAATTCGATAATTGGAACCGGTGCAGTGGTTACAAAGGATATCCCGGATAATGCTGTCGCAGTCGGTGTACCAGCGAAGGTTATTAAATATATCAAATAA
- a CDS encoding aldo/keto reductase: protein MDTVKLNNGIEMPQLGFGVFQVTDLAQCEQAVVDAIDSGYRLIDTAAAYQNESAVGRAIKRSGIDRKELFITSKLWVSDANYERAKKGIETSLNNLGVDYLDLYLLHQPYGDVSGAWRALEEAYKAGKIRAIGVSNFYADQLKNLELSNEIKPVINQIEVSPWYQQNSEVEFNQSEDVRVEAWAPFAEGKHDIFTNETIKEIADKYNKSNGQVILRWLLQRGIVVIPKSVHKNRMEENINVFDFKLTDDDMNVMNSLDKGESQFFDHRDPVTIEQIFGTSLAQLK from the coding sequence ATGGATACAGTTAAATTAAACAATGGAATTGAAATGCCACAATTAGGATTTGGGGTTTTCCAAGTAACCGATTTAGCACAATGCGAACAAGCAGTTGTTGATGCAATTGATTCAGGTTACCGATTGATTGATACAGCTGCAGCTTATCAAAATGAATCCGCTGTTGGCCGTGCTATTAAACGTAGTGGAATTGATCGTAAGGAATTATTCATTACATCAAAACTTTGGGTATCAGATGCTAACTATGAGCGAGCAAAGAAAGGTATCGAAACTTCATTAAATAATCTTGGAGTTGACTACCTAGACCTATACTTATTGCATCAACCATATGGGGATGTATCTGGTGCATGGCGTGCTTTAGAAGAAGCTTACAAAGCTGGAAAGATTCGTGCTATTGGCGTTTCTAATTTTTATGCTGACCAATTGAAGAATTTGGAATTATCAAATGAAATTAAGCCAGTAATTAATCAAATTGAAGTTAGTCCTTGGTATCAACAAAATTCAGAAGTTGAATTTAATCAGAGTGAAGATGTTCGGGTCGAAGCTTGGGCACCATTTGCTGAAGGTAAACATGACATTTTCACTAACGAAACCATTAAAGAAATTGCTGACAAATATAACAAATCTAATGGTCAAGTTATTTTAAGATGGTTACTCCAACGTGGAATTGTCGTAATTCCAAAGTCAGTTCACAAGAATCGTATGGAAGAAAATATTAACGTCTTTGATTTCAAGTTAACTGATGATGATATGAATGTTATGAATAGTCTTGATAAAGGTGAGAGTCAATTCTTTGATCATCGTGATCCTGTAACAATCGAACAAATTTTTGGAACAAGTTTGGCTCAATTAAAGTAA
- the greA gene encoding transcription elongation factor GreA, giving the protein MEPVFNKMTPAGYKAIEQEIVELKKQRPQKIKNLAAAAALGDRSENAEYTTSKQELGRLNSRLHYLSKQLQYADVVEPADNDVLDIGKFVTIEFMDDHDQLTYQMVGKQEANLDQKKISFTSPIGKALDKHKVNDIVTVNSPAGSYQVKIIKIFV; this is encoded by the coding sequence ATGGAACCTGTTTTTAATAAAATGACACCGGCTGGCTACAAAGCTATCGAACAAGAAATCGTCGAGTTGAAGAAACAACGTCCGCAAAAGATTAAAAATTTGGCTGCGGCGGCAGCTTTAGGCGATCGTTCGGAAAACGCTGAATACACAACATCAAAACAAGAACTGGGCCGTTTAAATAGTCGTCTACACTACTTATCAAAACAGTTACAGTATGCTGATGTCGTGGAGCCAGCAGATAATGACGTTTTGGATATAGGTAAATTTGTGACCATCGAATTCATGGATGATCACGATCAATTGACTTACCAAATGGTAGGCAAGCAAGAAGCTAACTTGGACCAAAAGAAAATATCATTTACATCGCCGATTGGCAAAGCATTAGACAAACATAAAGTTAATGATATCGTTACAGTTAATTCGCCGGCTGGGTCTTATCAAGTCAAAATCATTAAGATTTTTGTCTAA
- a CDS encoding D-2-hydroxyacid dehydrogenase, whose protein sequence is MKIFLYGIREDEKGYLTEWTDVHPEIQIAYTDKFLNTETVDLAKGYDGVVTLQMQAYSRDALQKLHDFGISKISVRNVGLDGFDFQDLRDLDFSLTNVPVYSPNAIAEHTTSLILRLLRRVPEFDKKFNNADYSWFPTIGEEINGKTVGIIGTGHIGSVVARIMQAMGAKVIAYDIKRNPYLENLGIYVDSLDEVLKQADILTLHTPLAKKDIHMIDAAAIAKMKNGVVIINAARGALIDTDALIAGLDSGKVGGAGLDVLESENDVFQKKFKSIDDVKDPQFKALINRDNVIITPHTAFYTTTAVHNMVFDSLTDNLAMLEGKEPKYPVDISED, encoded by the coding sequence ATGAAAATTTTCCTATATGGAATTCGTGAAGACGAAAAAGGTTACTTAACAGAATGGACTGATGTTCACCCCGAGATACAAATAGCCTATACTGACAAGTTTTTGAATACTGAAACAGTTGATCTAGCTAAAGGGTATGACGGTGTCGTAACGCTCCAAATGCAAGCATATTCTCGTGACGCTTTACAGAAATTGCATGATTTCGGCATCAGTAAAATTTCTGTACGTAATGTAGGTTTGGACGGATTCGACTTCCAGGATCTTCGCGACCTAGACTTTTCATTAACTAACGTTCCCGTATACTCACCTAATGCCATTGCCGAGCACACAACCAGTTTGATTTTACGTTTACTTCGCCGAGTACCTGAATTTGATAAGAAATTTAATAATGCTGATTACAGCTGGTTCCCTACTATTGGCGAAGAAATCAATGGCAAAACTGTTGGTATCATCGGTACCGGCCATATCGGTTCCGTGGTAGCTCGTATTATGCAGGCTATGGGTGCTAAGGTTATTGCTTATGATATTAAGCGTAATCCATATTTAGAAAATCTCGGCATTTATGTTGATTCATTGGATGAGGTACTAAAACAAGCTGATATTTTGACACTTCACACTCCACTGGCTAAAAAGGACATTCATATGATTGATGCCGCTGCGATTGCTAAAATGAAAAATGGTGTCGTTATTATCAATGCTGCTCGTGGAGCTTTAATTGATACAGATGCCTTAATTGCAGGACTAGACAGTGGCAAGGTCGGTGGCGCTGGATTGGATGTTTTGGAGAGTGAAAATGACGTTTTCCAAAAGAAATTCAAGAGTATCGATGACGTTAAAGATCCACAATTCAAAGCATTAATTAATCGCGATAACGTAATTATCACACCACATACGGCTTTCTACACGACAACTGCCGTTCATAATATGGTTTTTGACTCTCTGACTGATAATCTAGCCATGTTAGAAGGAAAAGAACCTAAATATCCAGTTGATATATCTGAAGATTAA
- a CDS encoding glucose-1-dehydrogenase — protein MYEDLKNRVAVITGGSKGIGTAISERFGKEHMSVVINYNSDAKGAQEAADKVEQNGGKAVIVQANVATEEGNNALLKAAVDNFGDLDVWVNNAGMEIKSPTHELSLEDWNRVISIDQTGVFLGSKTALNYFKEHGKKGNIINMSSVHEQIPWPTFSSYAAAKGGVKMFTKTIAMEYAKDGVRVNAIGPGAINTPINAKKFADKEQYDQTVSMVPMDRIGKPEEVAAGAAWLASDESSYVTGVTLFIDGGMTLYPAFMNGQG, from the coding sequence ATGTATGAAGATCTTAAAAACAGAGTGGCAGTAATTACAGGTGGTTCAAAAGGAATTGGAACAGCAATTTCAGAACGTTTTGGTAAAGAGCATATGTCTGTCGTTATTAATTACAACAGTGATGCTAAAGGTGCACAAGAGGCTGCTGATAAAGTTGAACAAAATGGTGGTAAGGCAGTTATCGTTCAAGCCAATGTTGCTACTGAAGAAGGTAATAACGCATTACTAAAAGCAGCAGTCGATAACTTCGGTGATTTGGATGTCTGGGTTAACAATGCTGGCATGGAAATAAAATCACCAACCCACGAATTATCATTGGAAGATTGGAACCGTGTTATTTCAATTGATCAAACGGGTGTTTTCTTAGGTTCGAAGACAGCTTTAAATTACTTTAAAGAACATGGCAAAAAGGGCAATATCATTAATATGTCATCAGTTCATGAACAAATTCCATGGCCAACATTCTCAAGCTATGCAGCTGCTAAAGGTGGGGTAAAGATGTTCACTAAGACTATTGCCATGGAATATGCCAAAGACGGCGTACGTGTTAATGCAATTGGACCTGGGGCTATCAATACGCCAATCAATGCAAAGAAGTTTGCGGATAAAGAACAATATGACCAAACAGTTTCAATGGTTCCAATGGACAGAATTGGAAAACCTGAAGAAGTAGCTGCTGGAGCCGCTTGGTTAGCATCTGATGAATCAAGTTATGTTACAGGTGTCACGTTATTCATTGATGGCGGTATGACATTGTACCCAGCATTTATGAATGGCCAAGGATAA
- a CDS encoding LysR family transcriptional regulator, whose product MIENYLLEELVTFSKYGTLAATAEKLMVTQPTVTRGMQKLEDELNVKIFDRQPNHIYLTKTGILAAKEAQKVLNQNRSFIQTIQAYEASHTTIKVGSVAPGPIIMLHSTTDIPDNVVVNDGLLQQSDIIGNLENRSFSAILSDKEIMTDSIESRFIGSEQLSVNLDKFTYLANKNSVKFKELKGMSFIVISDIGIWKQIIQDNIPDAKFLYQEQYDAFQEITQYSNFPYFSTNISKSSDHLPAQDDDRVKIPISDDASKMDFYVSYLKSQKSKVTPLIKLISKTWK is encoded by the coding sequence ATGATTGAGAACTATTTACTTGAGGAATTAGTTACATTTAGCAAATATGGGACTCTAGCAGCTACGGCTGAGAAATTGATGGTGACACAACCAACCGTAACCCGTGGTATGCAAAAGCTTGAGGATGAATTGAATGTTAAAATATTTGATCGTCAACCAAACCACATTTACTTGACCAAAACGGGAATCTTAGCAGCTAAGGAGGCACAAAAGGTTCTGAACCAAAACCGCAGTTTTATTCAGACAATCCAGGCCTATGAAGCTAGTCACACTACTATAAAGGTTGGTTCTGTTGCTCCTGGTCCAATAATCATGCTACATTCAACAACTGACATTCCTGATAACGTTGTAGTTAACGATGGTTTACTACAACAAAGTGACATTATTGGAAACTTAGAGAACCGAAGCTTTTCTGCAATTTTGAGTGACAAAGAAATCATGACTGATTCAATTGAATCTCGTTTTATCGGTAGTGAGCAGTTGTCAGTTAACCTAGATAAATTCACTTACCTAGCCAACAAGAATTCCGTAAAATTTAAAGAATTAAAGGGAATGAGTTTTATTGTCATCAGCGATATCGGTATTTGGAAACAAATTATTCAAGATAATATTCCCGATGCTAAATTTTTATATCAGGAACAATATGATGCTTTTCAGGAAATTACACAATATTCTAACTTCCCTTATTTCAGTACCAACATTTCCAAAAGCAGTGATCATTTACCTGCCCAAGACGATGACCGTGTAAAAATACCAATCAGTGATGATGCTAGTAAAATGGACTTTTATGTTTCCTATTTAAAGAGCCAAAAATCTAAAGTTACTCCTTTGATAAAACTCATTTCAAAAACTTGGAAATAG
- a CDS encoding 5-methyltetrahydropteroyltriglutamate--homocysteine S-methyltransferase — MTTTNTTTKIGFQHVGSFLRPEALKQARADFENGKINHEELREVENNEIEKLINQQKDAGLDYATDGEFRRSYWHLDFFWGFEGIKHTHIGEGYDFSNGRSRDDTAVLTDKISFNADTHPFIQDFKFTKSITDKIGGILPKQTIPAPAQLYRELTRGKNLDALNRIYPDKQEFYNDVEKAYHDAILAFYHEGTRVIQLDDCSWGRLLDKKFLASDEGKKLVAENVQDIYLELNNGAIADLPDDLTINTHICRGNFHSSFLFSGGYDNVADNLFGQENVDTYFLEYDSKRAGSFAPLAKVSGDKKVVLGLITSKDGKLEDRQDIIDRIHEASQYLPLDRLWLSTQCGFASTEEGNIITPEQQWEKLALVKSIIDEVLG, encoded by the coding sequence ATGACAACAACAAACACAACAACTAAAATCGGATTCCAACACGTCGGAAGTTTTCTACGACCTGAAGCACTTAAACAAGCTCGAGCAGATTTCGAAAATGGAAAAATAAATCACGAAGAACTACGAGAAGTTGAAAATAATGAAATCGAAAAACTAATTAACCAACAAAAAGACGCTGGACTTGATTACGCTACTGACGGAGAATTTCGTCGTTCATATTGGCACCTCGACTTCTTCTGGGGCTTTGAAGGTATTAAGCACACCCACATTGGCGAAGGCTATGACTTTTCCAACGGCCGTTCGCGTGATGATACCGCCGTTTTAACCGATAAGATCAGTTTCAACGCTGACACACATCCCTTCATTCAAGATTTCAAATTCACTAAATCTATTACTGACAAAATTGGTGGCATTCTTCCCAAACAAACCATCCCTGCTCCCGCTCAGCTTTACCGTGAATTGACTCGTGGCAAAAACCTCGACGCCTTAAACCGCATTTATCCAGACAAACAGGAATTCTACAATGATGTTGAAAAAGCTTATCACGATGCCATTTTGGCTTTTTACCACGAAGGTACTCGTGTCATTCAACTAGACGATTGCTCATGGGGACGATTATTAGACAAGAAATTTCTTGCATCTGATGAAGGCAAAAAGCTTGTGGCTGAAAACGTCCAAGATATTTATCTAGAGTTAAACAACGGTGCCATCGCTGACCTACCAGATGATCTAACCATTAATACACATATCTGCCGTGGTAACTTCCATTCATCATTCCTCTTCTCTGGTGGCTACGATAATGTTGCTGACAACCTCTTTGGACAAGAAAACGTTGATACATACTTCCTAGAATACGATTCTAAACGTGCTGGTAGTTTTGCACCATTAGCAAAAGTCTCCGGAGATAAAAAGGTCGTCTTAGGACTAATTACCTCTAAAGACGGAAAGCTAGAAGATCGTCAAGATATCATCGACCGCATTCACGAAGCCAGTCAATATCTACCATTAGACCGTCTCTGGTTATCAACCCAATGTGGATTTGCCTCTACTGAAGAAGGAAACATTATCACACCTGAACAACAGTGGGAAAAACTGGCATTAGTTAAATCCATCATTGACGAAGTTTTGGGATAG
- a CDS encoding flavodoxin family protein — translation MNNKFQDATIDGQKITAYQLGKASIEWRNGAGTTSDGMDTNKSNRPTRKLTDSAENIIIYFSRSGSTELLASKIEKEINADILEITVKNPYPSNYPKTLARANFERENMDYPELDMELPNLDQYKTVYLGYPIWAMTLSHPMHSFLNTYGRQLSGKKIAPFMSEGGYGQGDSVQVVKEVLRQQGAVNNTFTPALVIDGNKVDHADKQVSDWLR, via the coding sequence TTGAATAATAAATTTCAAGATGCAACAATTGATGGACAAAAAATCACTGCTTATCAATTAGGAAAAGCTAGCATTGAATGGCGTAATGGTGCAGGAACAACTTCTGATGGGATGGACACTAATAAAAGTAATCGGCCGACTAGAAAGTTAACTGATTCAGCCGAAAATATTATTATTTACTTTTCAAGATCAGGCAGCACTGAGTTGTTGGCAAGCAAGATTGAAAAGGAAATTAATGCTGACATTTTGGAAATTACTGTAAAAAATCCTTACCCAAGTAATTATCCAAAGACATTGGCACGAGCAAATTTTGAACGTGAGAATATGGATTATCCAGAATTAGATATGGAATTACCTAATCTTGACCAATACAAAACGGTTTACTTAGGATATCCAATTTGGGCAATGACATTATCACACCCAATGCACTCGTTTTTAAACACTTATGGTCGTCAATTGTCAGGCAAGAAGATTGCGCCTTTTATGAGCGAAGGTGGCTATGGACAGGGCGATAGTGTTCAAGTGGTTAAAGAAGTTCTAAGACAACAAGGTGCGGTTAATAATACTTTTACACCGGCATTGGTAATTGATGGAAATAAAGTTGATCATGCTGATAAGCAAGTTAGTGATTGGCTCAGATAA
- a CDS encoding GRP family sugar transporter: protein MNIVLMLLPAIAWGILPLAVARVNGKPINQIFGTAVGTLIVSIVVFMVMRPTISIASFVLAALAGGFWIIGQLGQYNAYRSIGVSQTMPISTGLQLIGTAFIGVLIFGEWASVNAKVFGIIGIVLLIIGVFLTAKKDKGEQKNTQTGTLIMLVLTTIGFLVYNSIPRAMTSSGLAIFLPESVGMVVAVLLYIIFTRQPQVLRDKTSWQSLMAGFIFSIAAITYILSVRDNGVNSAFVVSQLSVVLSTIGGMIFLHEKKSRHELTLTIIGLVLIVSGAIITTIF, encoded by the coding sequence ATGAATATTGTATTAATGTTATTGCCTGCAATTGCTTGGGGAATCTTACCATTAGCGGTTGCTAGGGTAAATGGGAAACCAATTAATCAAATTTTTGGAACGGCAGTTGGAACCTTGATTGTTAGTATCGTAGTTTTCATGGTCATGAGACCAACAATTTCCATCGCTAGTTTTGTATTAGCAGCTTTGGCCGGTGGCTTTTGGATAATCGGACAGTTAGGCCAATACAACGCTTATCGCTCGATCGGAGTTTCACAAACTATGCCGATTTCAACCGGTTTACAGCTGATTGGAACTGCTTTTATCGGGGTGTTGATATTCGGTGAATGGGCTTCAGTCAATGCTAAAGTCTTTGGAATTATCGGTATTGTACTCTTGATAATTGGCGTTTTTCTCACTGCTAAGAAGGATAAAGGTGAACAAAAGAATACACAGACCGGAACCTTGATTATGTTAGTTCTGACAACGATTGGATTTTTGGTTTATAACTCAATTCCAAGAGCAATGACATCGTCAGGATTGGCAATATTCTTACCAGAATCTGTTGGTATGGTCGTAGCGGTTCTTTTATATATTATCTTTACTCGTCAACCTCAAGTTCTTAGAGATAAAACAAGTTGGCAAAGTTTAATGGCTGGATTTATTTTTTCTATTGCAGCAATTACTTATATTTTGTCGGTAAGAGACAATGGTGTTAATTCAGCTTTCGTCGTTTCACAGTTATCAGTTGTTTTATCAACAATCGGTGGCATGATTTTTCTACATGAAAAGAAGAGTCGTCACGAATTAACATTGACTATCATTGGCTTAGTTTTAATCGTCAGTGGAGCCATCATTACAACAATTTTTTAA
- a CDS encoding DMT family transporter: MEESKKLAKKTLDRGFWLAFCASALWGISGTVLQVVAKNLNIPAMWFIATRTTVAGIILLAVGLIVLPKSEFFAVFKNWKDFLVLLSFAVFGLLANMFTFFHAIKTGNSSTATILQYLSPLFIMIGAIVFTKKKTSRIDVISFVLALIGVTLMITRGDIGHLSIPLISVIWGIGSGITAALYVIIPQTLIAKYHGILITGWGMLIAGIISNFFSPIWVNPPKMDTASILGIGTVILLGTVGAFLLMVLSTKYTTAAIISITDAVQPFTTLVLSIIFLKYAVNIPEVIGAIVVVLAIYVLNRYDAN; the protein is encoded by the coding sequence ATGGAAGAAAGTAAGAAGTTAGCCAAAAAAACTCTTGACCGAGGCTTTTGGTTAGCATTTTGTGCTTCTGCTCTCTGGGGAATCTCTGGTACCGTTTTACAGGTTGTCGCAAAGAACCTCAATATTCCTGCCATGTGGTTTATTGCCACTAGAACAACTGTTGCAGGAATCATTTTATTAGCTGTTGGTCTAATTGTTTTACCAAAAAGTGAATTCTTCGCTGTCTTTAAAAATTGGAAAGATTTCTTAGTATTACTTAGTTTCGCAGTTTTCGGACTGCTAGCTAATATGTTCACCTTCTTTCACGCTATTAAAACAGGTAATTCATCGACTGCTACGATTTTGCAGTACCTTTCACCACTTTTCATCATGATTGGAGCAATCGTCTTTACTAAAAAGAAAACTTCACGTATCGATGTCATCTCCTTTGTACTTGCCTTAATTGGTGTTACATTGATGATCACTCGTGGAGACATCGGTCACTTATCAATTCCACTTATCTCAGTCATCTGGGGTATCGGTAGTGGTATCACAGCCGCCCTTTATGTAATTATTCCACAAACTTTGATTGCTAAATACCACGGTATTTTAATTACCGGTTGGGGTATGTTGATTGCGGGTATCATTTCCAATTTCTTCAGCCCAATTTGGGTCAATCCACCTAAGATGGATACAGCAAGTATTCTAGGTATTGGTACCGTGATTTTACTTGGTACCGTTGGGGCATTCTTACTAATGGTTTTGAGTACTAAATATACAACGGCAGCTATCATTAGTATCACTGACGCTGTTCAACCATTTACAACTTTAGTTCTAAGTATCATCTTCTTAAAATATGCTGTTAATATTCCAGAAGTTATCGGTGCTATCGTTGTTGTTCTAGCAATTTATGTTCTAAATCGCTACGACGCAAATTAA